GATATGGGCAACCAGGGCGCTCTCCAGTTCCCGCTCCTGAAACTTCTTGCCGAAGGGCAAAAATTCTAGGTGATAGGGATCCTTGATCAGCTGCTGCATGAGATCGGACTGAGGCGAGGGTAGGGTGCGCTCAAAGTTCGTGATCGCACCACCCTGACGTTGAAACAGGCCGCTCTCGATTTGTAAGACCAGCACGTTGCGACTCCAGCCGTTCTCAACCGTTTGCTGGATGTACCATAGGCGTTCGGTTGGGTCTTTGACCTTCTCCAAAAGGGTGCAGTTGTGCTTCCAGGGTATTTGTGCACCAGCCTGGTGCACAAATTGCTCTTCAGGCCAGGCTTCGGCGAAGGCCCGCATATACTTGAGATTGCGTGAGGAAAAGCCTTGCATATCAGGAAATTCCCGCTTCAAATCTTTCGCCAAGCGATCAATGACCTTGCCACCCCACCCTTCTGCCTGTTGCCGTGCGAGAATCTCACGCCCTATCTGCCAATAGAGCAGGATTAATTCCTTATTAATCGCGAGAACCGTCTTCATCTGCGCTGACCGGATTTGCTTCTTCAGTCCATTAAGCAGGGCAAAGTAATTTTCGTCTTCGGGAAACAGGGCAGGAGGTTGAGGCATAAAGCAACAGTGATGTGGTGGATCAGTGGCCATAGATAGACGTGCTCAGCACAGAAATTCTGAATCTTGTAACCGCTGTCCTATAAGGGTTTCAAAAGATGCCCCCCATTTTCACATGAATCGGTATCATACTCCACTCACAATCGCTGCTCCTTCTACCCCAAATCGGGCGATCGCTCTTGATGAGGTGATGGGTCGTGCGGGCGATCGCTTGAATGTAGCCTCAAGATTACCGTTGAGTGTTCGTTTCCTGACAAGGCTAAGCTAATGGCTGATTAAGGGGGCGATCGCCT
This Leptolyngbya sp. CCY15150 DNA region includes the following protein-coding sequences:
- a CDS encoding PDDEXK nuclease domain-containing protein, translating into MPQPPALFPEDENYFALLNGLKKQIRSAQMKTVLAINKELILLYWQIGREILARQQAEGWGGKVIDRLAKDLKREFPDMQGFSSRNLKYMRAFAEAWPEEQFVHQAGAQIPWKHNCTLLEKVKDPTERLWYIQQTVENGWSRNVLVLQIESGLFQRQGGAITNFERTLPSPQSDLMQQLIKDPYHLEFLPFGKKFQERELESALVAHIRDFLMELGVGFAFVGSQYYLNIGGEDFYLDLLFYHLELRCFIIIDLKMGEFKAEYSGKMNLYVSAVDDILRKEHDNPTIGIILCKSKNKTIAEYALRNVNTPIAVSTHKLPKQLQENLPTAEQLEMELEAAVKELEDDQPDEP